CCGCATGACAGGAAGGATTTGCACATGCTCCACTCGTACCATCAGCTTTGGTCAATACATGTTCACCTGCACCCGGTGCATTGAATGGTGCATCATCGAGGTTACTTGCATAGTGGCAGTCAGCACAGTTAGTGACAGTAGAGCTACCTGCATTGTATCGATTCACATAGGTCGAATTGGCAACAGAACCACGGGGATTATCCTGGTGATAAATTCCATCTGCAACATGACAATCTACACAACTTGCTTTTCCATGTTGCTTATCGGTAAATTGAATTGTTGAATTGTATGGATTAATAATACCTACATGGCAATCAGTACAGTAGTACGTGTTGGAAACATTTGTACCGGAATGGGCATTATTGAAATGGCATGTCATACAGTCTTCAGACGTTAAATTATTATCTCCACCAACAGAAGTATTAAGGTTCAGATGTCCACCAATATCTGTAATATCTACAACAGGCCCTGACCCTCCATAGTTGTGACATTCAACACATGCTCCTCCGCCTCCACCTAATAATGAAGCATCATGAATTTTTCCATCTGTATTCCCCTGTTCTCTATGACAGGTATAGCAATTTTTATCACCGTCATGTGTAATATCAGTCAGGGATAGATCGTCAAACACTTGATCGAATTCGCTCGTGTTTTGGTGGCAGTAGGAACAATTTGTCTCGTTTGTCAGTCTCATATCAACTCTTATCTTACCATAATGATACGGATTGGTTGGACCACCAGATATACCATTTCCATCAGTGTCAAATGTACCGTTTTCAGCATCATTGTTGGATAAAATCATTTCTGAAATATTCTGGTGACATGCAAGGCATGATGATATATTATTCGCAGCTTCCGTCACTACCCGGATATCCTGGCCATTCTTAAAATGTTCGGCAACAATTGGTGCACTATATATCCCGGCATCCGTTGAGTTTTCCAAGTGACAATCTATGCAAATATAGGGTGTATTGTAACGATCACCCATACCAGATGGTTCGGTCCCGTTGGTCTGGTGGCAACCCCAGCAGGCTTCATTTGGATTACTCGTTCTATTATTTACTATACCATGAATGCCTGAATTAATTACTGTAACATCAACCAGGTGTATCGCACCTTTTCCTATATCATGACAGGCGATACAATCTGGTCCTCCACCACCTGTTACGTTATGAGGATCACCATGGCAAGATAAGCACTCACTTGCAGGATAATATGTGAACTCAGGATCAAGTGCAGGATGATTGGAGGGGGTCACTGTATGACAGCTCTGACAATCTCTTACTATAATATCATGCATTGCATTATGACACATCCTGCATTGAACATCCAAAGTACCATCATTGTTGGTATCAGTATGTGCAAAGCCCGGGTTCCAATCAGGGATTTGATATTCGGTATATGCATCATTTGTACTTTCTGAATTATGACAAACATTGCATTCCGGTATTTTGATTATTGGCTTTTTTTCAATGGGATAAGTACTTGATAAAGAATAATCTATAACTCCTTCCTGCAGATGGAATAACTTTATTATCCATGTTCCATTGGCTGGATCAATAATATTCACATTGATTGGAGATGTGAGGTTTTGGATTATATCGCATGGATTGCTGCCACAAGGCCCTTGCAGTCCTGATGTCATATTATCTACCGGACCGATAATATATACTTCAACTACTTTTGTGCTCGCATACCCAGTGACCGTTAGGGTCAAATTTTCAGTCCCGGCCACATCTACAATATACGTATCAGTAAAAGACTCGCTTGATGTAAAAGTAGGATTATAATCACCAAGAGTCCCATCTAATTGATATTGGCCCGGAGGTATTTCAGGATAATTCAGATCACCATGGCAGAATTCGCAGGTCAGGTTCTTGTGTGTCCCCGATGAGAAACTGATATTAATACCATAAAGGGTATAGCTAGCGATCTGTGCTGTATCAGTCCCGTCATTATCATGAATGAATGGTGTATGGCATTGTATACATGTTGTCGTGGTTACATGGGACGATATGCTATATGGTGGTTGTACATACCAGGCCCCATCAAGGAATCCCCCACTATGCCCATATTGCATTTCGTGAACGTGTAAGGGATTTGCAGCAAGTGGGGGACCAAAGAATGGTGAACTTCCAGGGTAAAGGAATCCACGCGAACCGCTATGGCAGGTATACATACAGGATTGCATGCCACCACCTTCGCTGTGGATAAAACTGGTCTCACTACCACTTAATTTCTTATTATGGCAGTTCTGGCACCCAAATATCGTGGTCTGGAATTGAGTGGTAGCCATTACAGGAGTATTATTTATTGAAGTGTCAAGGATAATTGTGTAATTGCCCGAATATTGCTCAGCAAAAGGGTCATAGAAAAAGTATCCTGAATAGAGTCCGGGATGACCTATATCTTCCTGAAGTATTACCTGTCTTGTATGCTGGTCATATTGCAAAGTTGTAACTTCTGTGATTGGGTCAGTGCGATTTATTAATGTAAGATGAGGATACGTTACATTAACACTCAGGATTTTTATCTCAGCAGAAGTCTCTGCATCATCACTGAAAAGAAGTATCGTGCCTGATGTGACCTGGATGTCGTCAATATACCAGCCTTCATCGTTGACAGCAGTATCAGACTTGAATCTAAACCCAAGAAGTATTGTATTTCCCGTGTATAGTGTAAGGTCCATGTTCTCAAGTGACCAATTATTGTTACTGTTACCGGTGATTCCATTACCAAGATTATTTCCATTGGGATTTGTATTAGTTGTTAAGGTTCCTGGGAGATATGTCCAGGTATTTCCTCCATCAGTCGATACACCAACATATCCATAGTCCCAATCTGTTTCCATGGAATACCATGTCCAAAAGGTTAGATTTGCAGAAGTAACGTCTGAAAGGTCAACTTCCTTTATCATCCAGAGGTCAATCTGGTCTGGATAATTATTCAATGTGGTTATGGGAGTGGTGTCTGTATCAGCCTTATAGCTTAAGTCCTGACTATGATTTCTGTACGTTGCCTGAGGCCATGTGGGTAGTGTTGTAAGCCCAGTGACGGGTTTAATTGTTCCAGTGGAATTATCAAGAACCATTAAATATATCATATTTTTTTGTTTTTCTGAACCAAAATCAAAAGCATCCCACCATGACCAACCAGTATATCCACCATTGAAAAAAGGGCCTAACTGGTAGGTTGTTTGCCCAACCCGGAGAATAGCGGATAAATTATTATTAACAGATAGAATACCATCAAGAGATGTAATTGGATAAGTTTCAACAGTTTGTATTAAATTGTGCGAAATAGGAATAGTATGTTGTAACACCCATTCATTATTACTCGCTGTAATTTCAGAATAATTTATTAAATAATGACATTCCATGCAAACTTCATTCGATAAAATATCTGATTCGGTAGTATTTAAAATGTCAATACTCAAATGGTCATTTTCAATAGTATTTATTGGTGACAGAGCATTTACAATGAATACCCAATTTCCAAAAACGATAATCATCAATACAGTGAAAATCCCAAATAAAGTTGATAGACTAATTATTATATTATTTTTTACTTTCCCTGACTGTATTCGATCAATAATACTTTCATGTGTCCCACTCTTCCATGTCATAAATTTAACTCCAATTAAATTTTATTCAGAAGAAAGAGATTTAACTAGGTGCTCTTCTCCTAAAATTGACTATTACTTCCGTATGATACTATCATATGTAGGTATAAATATAATTAATCCAACATGAATAATCATTATTGAATCCGTGTTTTGCAATTCAATATTTTGGTCCGACTGTAGAAATAATAGAGATATATTTAAAAATATTTAATTATCGTAGAACTCATATAACCTAAGTTCCCATTCAGTTAGGCACATAGTGCCTCTAATATTTCCCTTTGTCTCTTTGTTTGTTCAGTCACAATCTGAGTCCCATCTGGCAATATCATCACTTTGTTCTTCTCAATCTCAGTAATCAATGCCCCTACTGAATATCTTTTTGACAACTCTGCATCCCTCATCATTTTCATCAATCTCATTCTCAAAATCAACGACAGGAAGCATATAAACAGATATCCCTTCATTGTAGTATCCTTTCTCACATTAGCAGGCATCACTTCAAGGTCATTTTTCATAATATCAAATCCCTTCTCAACAATATCCTTACTTCTGTACAGGGATAGACATTCTTCCCATCCAAAATCGCCCTGGTAAAGAAGTATAAAACGCCCCATCCTGTTAACTCTTTGTGAGACTGAGTTCTTCTTTAATTCCACTTCAAACCGGTCCCCATTCACTTTCCAGGTTATATATCGTGCATCTTTCTTTGCGACCTCTTTGAGAACATTAACAGGGTTCATCCAAGACCTGAGCCGCACATCTTTTAGACGCTCAGCTAGCTCGTACAATCTCTTGTAGAATGAATGTCGCTCGCTTTGCTCACGTTTTTGATCATAATATGCATAACCTTTCACACTGAATTCACCAACATTAATGGTCACATGCATGACAAACAGAGGCTCATCCTGGTACATCACAAGATTATTTGGATTTAAAATCAATGAATGAACCTCAGACATCGTTTTTTTGACACTTTTTAACGTGGTCGAAGGTGGCATTATGAATGAGAGTCCACTGTTTATCATTGCCTCAAGATTCGGAGTCGAGAAAAAACCTCTGTTTATTATCATGGTGTAATCCTGAATTCCACAGGATTGGAGTTTCTTGATAGTGTTTTTTAAAGTTGTGACAACAACAATGCTTCCGGGATACAAGTCGTACATGATCGGTATTTCTTGTTCCTTATCGACTACCAGTGACATATTTATTTGTGGCAGATCAAGACCATCCCGATTATAACCCCATTCGAGATGCTTCATCATTTGCGAGTATGATGATATTGATGTGATATCATAAACAAGTGTGCTGGCTGTGGATATCTTCTGAGCAAGGTGATTTGAGAAATCGATATGGGCGGTGCTATTGCCAATCAGGTCAAAGAGATTTGATATTGATTGCGAAGACAGGGGAAGGTCTGGATGTGTTTCGGATAGAAGCGTACCTTCATACCAGCTTTTGATGTGTGATGAAGCAAGTGGTTTGATCAGATAGTTCATGGCAATTGTTAAAGTGGTCCAGACGTGCTGCTGGGGCAGTATTTTTTGAAGTATGTTTTCAAGGTCAAGGTCATTGATAATCTTGAGGAGGGGAAGGAATTCACCATATGAAAGGACTTTTTTTGGTGTGGAGATTAAAGGGGTTGTCTGTGATCTGATTTTGAGGGGGGTACCGTTAACGTTTTTGCCTAGATATTTGCTTTTTTGCTTTACGGTTTTTGTTTCTGGGTCGTAGTATGGGGTGATCTCGTAGAGATATTCCTGGCCTTTTATTTTCTTGATGCGTGTAAATGATTTCATATGCCTAATAATTAGGCACAGTAATATAAATACTTTTCGATATGGGGCAAGAGAAATTGGAGGGAATGTGGACGATTGTGCCTAATTTAGTAGGAGCTCAGGTGCTAAAGGCACTATTTTTCATTAACTGTCAAAGTTGGGGCATAAAGGATAATTTTCTGTACTAGAATAAATCCGACCACAAGGGATGATTTTTTTTAAAAAAAAAGAAACACACTCACTTGATTTTAACATTTTGGTAAAACAATTTACTGTGCACGTCTGCCAGTTTATTTTTCTGAGATTCCTCTTTAAGCGTTTTCTCAATCCGGTCTTTTTCCAGTTCCAGGGTCTTGACCTGTTTATCTCTCTTTTCAAGTTCCCTGTTCAGATTAACTATTGTCACCTGCAACCTGTGAATGCTTTCAAGTTCACCCTTTTCATTCAGTGCTTTTTTCTTCAGGTCAGCAATTTCTTCCTGTTGTAGTTTGAGTTTACGGGCATGTGCTTCCATTTCCTTCTTGAACGTATTGATCTGCTGTTGCTTTTGAGTTACTTCCAGCACATCTTTTTCAACTTTATCCCGCAGTTTATTCTGTTCAGGAACGATGAGGTTGAGTTCTTTTCGCTCGTTCTCAAGCTTTGTCTTGACCTCTTGCAGTTTATTTCGCTGCTGTTCCATTTCGCTGAGTTCGGTTTCATATTTTGATTTGACCTCATCGAGGGAAAGACACGTGAGTTCCATTTCCCTGGCACCCAGTCTTTCTTCCAAATCTTCAAGTTCTTTGCGTTTTTGCTCCAGGTCTTTAAAGTTGGAATTATATTTTTGCCTGAGTTCTTTTAATTCTTTTTCTTTTTTAAGCAACTGGTTGTATTCATTATCTTTTTCATAGATGACTTTGGAAATGTCCTGTTGTTTTTTGACAAGGTCGTTATATCTTGAATCTATCTGTTCAGCGTGAGATTCTATGTATCGTTGCTTTTCCAGAACATCAGAATATTCCAGGTCAATATTCTCTTTTAGATTCTGGACATATTCATGCTTTGATTTCATGTCCCCATAGTCAGATTCAATCTTTGACTTTATACCAGAAATGCCGGTTTCTTTATCGGTAATCTCTGCTTTAGCGATCTTAATCTCTTCCTCAGAAGATGCAACCTCACTTTTAAGCGATTCGAGTTCCAGACGTTTTGCCTCAAGTTCCTTAAGCTGTTCATCAAGTGTTATTTGTTCTTCCAATGCCAGTTTTGACTGTTCCTGAATCTTCAGACGTCGAACTTCGATCTCGGCCAGGGATTTTGACTGTTCATCATTATCTGCTTCGATCTTAGCTTTTAAAGATTCAAATTCCTGCTTCTTTTCAGTAAGTTGGGCAAATTCGTCCTCTTTTTCTGACATTTCAGACTTGAGAGCTTTAACTTCGGTAATTCTGGAATTTATTTTTTCTTTCAAAGATGCAATTTCGGAGCGTTTGTTCTTTAAGGAAAAGATTTGTTCATCCAGTTTGTCCTGCATTTCCTGTGCTTGTGTTGTCCGTTCCTGAAGTTCAGATTGCCGTGCTTCAAATTCAGCCATTGATTTTTGGAGGGCAGCATTTTCAGATTCAAAACGAGCTTTTGCACTCTCAAGTTCCTGCTGCTTCGTAGTAATCTCGGCAGACTCTTCTTCTACCCGTTCCTTTTCGGATTCAAGGGTTTTGACCTCGGCAATCCTGGATTCAATCTCTTCTTTTAAGGTTGCAAGTTCGGCGCGTTTGGATTGAAGTAAATCAAATTCTATATCCAGTTCACTTTTGTCTTCCTCTGCCAGCTTTCTTCTTTCCTGAAGTTCCAGGTGTTGTGCTTCAAATTCCGCAGTTGATTTTTTAAGGTCAGCATTTTCAGATTCAAACGTAGCTTTGGCAGTTTCAAGTTCCTGTTGCTTTTTCGTTATTTCGGTGGACTCTTCCTCTACCCGTTCCTTTTCGGATTCAAGGGTTTTGACCTCGGCAATCCTGGATTCAATCTCTTCTTTTAAGGTTGCAAGTTCGGCGCGCTTGGATTGAAGTAAATCAAATTCTATATCCAGTTCACTTTTGTCTTCCTCTGCCAGCTTTCTTCTTTCCTGAAGTTCCAGGTGCTGTGCTTCAAATTCCGCAGTTGATTTTTGAAGGTCAGCATTTTCAGATTCAAACGTAGCTTTGGCAGTTTCAAGTTCCTGTTGCTTTTTCGTTATTTCGGCAGACTCTTCCTCTCCCCGTTCCTTTTCGGATTCAAGGGTCTTGACCTCGGCAATCCTGGATTCAATCTCTTCTTTTAAAGTTGCAAGTTCGGCGCGTTTGGATTGAAAACTCTCAAGTTCTTTATCCAGTTTCACTTGCATCTCATGTGCTTGTTTTGTTCTTTCCTGGAGTTCAGACTGCTTTGCTTCAATATTTACCGTTGATTTTTTAAGGTCAGCATTTTCAGATTCAAACCGAGCTTTCGCAGTTTCAAGTTCCTGTTGCTTTTTAGTTATTTCGGCAGACTCTCCCTCTACCCTTTCCTTTTCGGACTCAAGGGTCTTGACCTCGGTAATTCTGGATTCAACTTCTTCTTTCAAAGCTGATAGTTCAGTGCGTTTGGATTCAAGGATCTGAAGTTCTGCATCCAGTTTTTCCTTCTCATCCTCTGCCAGCCTTGTTTTTTCCTGCAGTTCCTGACGTTGTGCTGTTATTTCTGTCCAGGAATTTTGAATTTCACTACTGTTTGCAACAATTTTCTCGTTTTCAATCTCAAGTTCCTGTTTTTTATTATTGACCCGGATATATTCCTCTTCTAATATGGTTTTCTCAGATTCAAGGACCGAAATTTCTGCTATTCGAGATTCGATTTCAGCTTTAAGGTCAGCAAGTTCAGTGCGTTTTGATTGAAGTGAATCAAGTTCTTTGTCCAGTTTTTTCTTTTTTTCTTTTGCTTGTTCAGTCTTTTCCTGAAGATCAATATGCTGTCTTTCCATCTCAGCCCATGATTTTTGTATTTCGCTACTATCGGAAATGATTTTTTCTTTTTCAGCGTCAAGCTCCTGTTTTTTCCTGAAAATCTCGGCAGATTCTGTCTCGATTTTTAACGTTTGTGATTCAAGCGACCTGTTAACTTCAGATTCAGTAGCTTTAACTTCTTCTCTCAGGGATGCCAGTTCATTGCGTCTAACTTCAAGTGATATAAGGTCTTCATCCAGTTTTTCCTTCTCTTCCTTTACCAATCCTGCTTTTTCCTGGAGTTCAGACAGTTGTGCCTCAATATCTGCCCTGGATTTATTTAATTCATCACTTTCTCTCTTAATTTCGCCCTTCGCAGCTTCCAGTTCCGTCTGTTTTTTATCAATTTCGGCAGATTCTGTATTCACCTTTTCCTTCCTGGATTTCAGGGATTCAAATTCTGCCTCATTTACTATTACTTCTTCTTTTAGAGCTGCCAGGTCAGAGCGTCTTTCTTCTAATATGCTAAGTTCTTTATCCAGTTTGTCGGTCTCTTCTTTTGCTAGTCTTGTCTTTTCCTCGAGTTCCGACTGTTGTGCTTCATTCTCAATCTTCGATTTCTCTATTTGGTCCCTATCGGCCTCTAATTTTACCTTTGCAGCATCCAGTTCCTTTTGCATTTCACTGATCTTATCAGATTCAGCCTCGATCCTCTTTTTCTCAGCTTCCAGGGATTTAACTTCTGTTTCAGAAATTTTCAATTCTTCTTTCAGTGATACAAGCTTAGCACGTTTATCCTCAAGGTTCTTGAAGTGTTCATCCAGTTTATCTTCTTCTTCTTTTCCCTGTTTTGCATTTTCCTGGAGTTTTTTTCTCAGTGTTTCAATCTGGACCCTTGAATTTTCCAATTCTCCACTTTCGATTTCAATCCTGGCTTTAGCAGCATCCAGTTCTTGTTGTTTTTGCTTCAGTTCAGCTAATTCTGATTCGATATTCAGTTCAGTTTCATGTGTTTTTTTCTCACGTTCCTGGAACTTGAGCGCTCTTGCATTGATATCACCTTCAAGCACTTCCAGTTCGGAGCGTTTCTGATACGCTTCATTGATCAGATTATCCAATCGGGACTTTTCTTTTTCAACATATGCAGACTGTTCTGACATCTGCGATTTTTTCTTTTCAAGTTCGGTTTTGACATTTTCAATCTGTACCTGCTGGGATTCTATACTGGATTTCAGTTTATCCAGTTCTTCTTTCTTAGTACTGAGGTCACGATTGTCTGCATCAACCTGGTTTTTCAGGTTTCGCAGTTCCTGCTGCTTATCCTTGATTTTGCCAATTTCACTTTCAAGTTCGAATCCATTTTTCCTGACTTCTTCCTGCCGATTTTGCAATTCAGTCAGTCTTGTTTTATTCTCAATGGTTAAACGGTCAATTTCTTCTTTAGCAAGATTCAGTTTATCAAGTTCCCCGTCTAACTTCGCCTTCTTTTTTTCAAAATTCTTTGTATCGGAATCCAGTTTCGATTCAGTTTTATTAAGCGCCTTCAATTCTTTTTCATATTTTTCCTTCTTTTCCCTGGCTTCTTTTCCTTCTTTTTCGAACCTGTCTTTTTCCTTTTCAACCTGTCTTCGTTCTTTTTCAAGTTCGAGCTTTTCCCTTTGTATTTCATCGAACTCGCGCTGTTTTTTTGCTTTAAGTGTCTCAATTTCATGTTGTTTTTCTGACAGATATTTAGTCTCTTTATCAAGGTTATGTTTCGATTCTGTGAGTATTTTTTTTTGAGTATCAATTTCAGTATACTCTATTGCCAATTTTGACTTTTCTTCATCCAGTTTCTCTTTGTTAACCTCAATATCATTGAACTCAGATTCCAGTTCTGACTTTATTCGCTCCAGTTCACGAACATCAGCAGTTTTAGACTTAATCGCAGCTTTAGTATTTTCCAGTTCAGAGATCTTGTTTGAATTTTCAGATTGCAGTTCATCCAGTTTCTGGCGTTCCGTTTCAGCTACCTTTGACCTTTCCAGAATTTCCAATCGCCTGGCTTCTATTTCTTCCTGTGCCTTTTTATTTTCACGTTTCCAGGTTTCAAGTTCAGACTTTAGTTTTTCAGCGTCCTGTTTTTTTACCTGCAATTCCTGATAGTCATCATCCAAATCCTGCTTTGGCGGTTGTGGAATTTTCTTCTGTGCCGGACTATCTGCCGGTGTTATCTTCTGTGTCGTATCTTCTTTCTTAGATGCAATTTCAGCTTTAACATCCTGCTTTTTATCACGGGGCTTTTTCTTTAAAGAACCGAAAAAAGAATCTAATTCATCAAAATTTTCATATCCTTCACGGACCGGGACCAGGTCATCATCTAAATTATCTGGCTGAACCGGGCCTGTTTTCTTGTCAGCTACTGAAAAATTGAGTTCATCTTCACCAGCATTTGTAGGAGTAGTAACCTCTAACTTTGTTTCAGGGCTGGATTTAGATACCGTTGACGGAGCTTTCTTGGAACCTGCAGGGGATTTCTTTAACGTATTGAAAAAAGAACCCAATTCATCAAAATTTTCATATCCTTCTGGAACAGGAACCAGGTCTTCACTAACATCAGTTGATTTTTTTTGGACACTGGAATCCGGTTTTTTATCTGGTTTAGATTCTTTATTCTCAGAGATAACATCCTTGGAACCAGGAGGCGTTTTTTTTAGTGACGTAAAAAATGAATGAAGTTCTTCTGTAGCATCGTCTTCAGGTTTTACAACCGTATGTTCGATTGTTTGCTTCACCTTCCCGGATACCCGGGGAGTTTTTTTGACGGCAACTTCCTGTTCCCATTCCCCATCATAAGGTGGAAACATGTCATCGTTGACATATTTCCCCTTTAATTTCTGAATAAAAAGATACGAGATACCAAGATGGTCATTATATTGAGGGTCTTTTGATGACTGTACCTGAACAGTTTCAGAAATCTTAAGAACTGAAGCTTTTATAGATTCATCAATCCATTTCATTCGTACATATCTATCCAACAGTCCTTCAAGTTCAGTTTTGCTGAACTGTTGTATCAGATAATGTACCCAGCGAGTCAGTACCCTCTTCGACCCTACATCTTGTACCTCATTGTCACTGTTCATGCCTAAAGATTAATATTAGTGACATTTATATTAGTTTTTTCCAGTAATCTTCTGGCATATCCATGGCAAGTTTCAGGGCACCTTTTGACCCTGCAGCAAATGGATCTTCCTTTATGACGCTTACTTTTCCTCCACCAACGATGGATAGTTCATTTTCGATATATTCATCTATGTTCTTTATGTTACTTCCACCACCGGAAATAATGATATTGTTCCTCAGTTCATCCCTGAAATCCGGGTCATATGTGGCAATAAGACTGGTTATACCCTCAATAATTGGAGGAATAATTGATTCACATGCATCTTTCATTTCCTGCACAATTGACAGTCTGATCGTGGATGAATCTACAGGCACATCTACTTCACAGTCCTTTTCGGGCTCACCTACAAAACCGAACTCTTCTTTCCATCTTTTTGCCATCTCTTTTGTTACCATAGCATTGGTATAGTCAGATGTTATCGATTTTATCAAAGCATCATCAATGTAATCCCCGGCTTTACCAAAACTGGTCATATCCTCGGGTTCAGGAAGGGTGCCCCGCACTCTGCAAAGGTCAGTAGTTCCGGCACCTATATCAACGATCATCACATTTTCAAGTAATCCCAATTCATACGCTACACAGAACGGGTCACTTGCAACCATAACTCCTGTGAAGAAATCTTTTGTGATCTCTGTTAATATCTTTTTACTTAGTACACTTGCTTTTGCCGGGACTCCCAAAATTGCATAGGTTTCTGCTTTTTCAGGTAAGTTCAGGTTTTCAAGACAATACTCAAGCAAACCTTTTGCCGCTGCAATATCTTCCTTATTTGTCTTCAGGACACCACATTCAATTGGCCTGTGCATATTGAGGGCAACCCGGTGCTTTAAGGCCTCGCTTCCATAGAGTACTTCCTTTTTTAAGAATTTTGAAGATATGGCGTCTTTAGGGTATCCGACGACATTCTGTTCCGAAATGCTTTTACCATTGCTGGTCGTTATTGCAATCTTGGATGTACCGAAATCCACACCGATATATATTTTGTCAACAGTCTTTTCAACTGTCTTCTCTTCAGTCTTTTCTTTACTCTCGGCTTTATTACTT
This region of ANME-2 cluster archaeon genomic DNA includes:
- a CDS encoding immune inhibitor A, coding for MNNYPDQIDLWMIKEVDLSDVTSANLTFWTWYSMETDWDYGYVGVSTDGGNTWTYLPGTLTTNTNPNGNNLGNGITGNSNNNWSLENMDLTLYTGNTILLGFRFKSDTAVNDEGWYIDDIQVTSGTILLFSDDAETSAEIKILSVNVTYPHLTLINRTDPITEVTTLQYDQHTRQVILQEDIGHPGLYSGYFFYDPFAEQYSGNYTIILDTSINNTPVMATTQFQTTIFGCQNCHNKKLSGSETSFIHSEGGGMQSCMYTCHSGSRGFLYPGSSPFFGPPLAANPLHVHEMQYGHSGGFLDGAWYVQPPYSISSHVTTTTCIQCHTPFIHDNDGTDTAQIASYTLYGINISFSSGTHKNLTCEFCHGDLNYPEIPPGQYQLDGTLGDYNPTFTSSESFTDTYIVDVAGTENLTLTVTGYASTKVVEVYIIGPVDNMTSGLQGPCGSNPCDIIQNLTSPINVNIIDPANGTWIIKLFHLQEGVIDYSLSSTYPIEKKPIIKIPECNVCHNSESTNDAYTEYQIPDWNPGFAHTDTNNDGTLDVQCRMCHNAMHDIIVRDCQSCHTVTPSNHPALDPEFTYYPASECLSCHGDPHNVTGGGGPDCIACHDIGKGAIHLVDVTVINSGIHGIVNNRTSNPNEACWGCHQTNGTEPSGMGDRYNTPYICIDCHLENSTDAGIYSAPIVAEHFKNGQDIRVVTEAANNISSCLACHQNISEMILSNNDAENGTFDTDGNGISGGPTNPYHYGKIRVDMRLTNETNCSYCHQNTSEFDQVFDDLSLTDITHDGDKNCYTCHREQGNTDGKIHDASLLGGGGGACVECHNYGGSGPVVDITDIGGHLNLNTSVGGDNNLTSEDCMTCHFNNAHSGTNVSNTYYCTDCHVGIINPYNSTIQFTDKQHGKASCVDCHVADGIYHQDNPRGSVANSTYVNRYNAGSSTVTNCADCHYASNLDDAPFNAPGAGEHVLTKADGTSGACANPSCHA
- a CDS encoding rod shape-determining protein, whose translation is MASDKKSNKAESKEKTEEKTVEKTVDKIYIGVDFGTSKIAITTSNGKSISEQNVVGYPKDAISSKFLKKEVLYGSEALKHRVALNMHRPIECGVLKTNKEDIAAAKGLLEYCLENLNLPEKAETYAILGVPAKASVLSKKILTEITKDFFTGVMVASDPFCVAYELGLLENVMIVDIGAGTTDLCRVRGTLPEPEDMTSFGKAGDYIDDALIKSITSDYTNAMVTKEMAKRWKEEFGFVGEPEKDCEVDVPVDSSTIRLSIVQEMKDACESIIPPIIEGITSLIATYDPDFRDELRNNIIISGGGSNIKNIDEYIENELSIVGGGKVSVIKEDPFAAGSKGALKLAMDMPEDYWKKLI
- a CDS encoding IS1634 family transposase — protein: MKSFTRIKKIKGQEYLYEITPYYDPETKTVKQKSKYLGKNVNGTPLKIRSQTTPLISTPKKVLSYGEFLPLLKIINDLDLENILQKILPQQHVWTTLTIAMNYLIKPLASSHIKSWYEGTLLSETHPDLPLSSQSISNLFDLIGNSTAHIDFSNHLAQKISTASTLVYDITSISSYSQMMKHLEWGYNRDGLDLPQINMSLVVDKEQEIPIMYDLYPGSIVVVTTLKNTIKKLQSCGIQDYTMIINRGFFSTPNLEAMINSGLSFIMPPSTTLKSVKKTMSEVHSLILNPNNLVMYQDEPLFVMHVTINVGEFSVKGYAYYDQKREQSERHSFYKRLYELAERLKDVRLRSWMNPVNVLKEVAKKDARYITWKVNGDRFEVELKKNSVSQRVNRMGRFILLYQGDFGWEECLSLYRSKDIVEKGFDIMKNDLEVMPANVRKDTTMKGYLFICFLSLILRMRLMKMMRDAELSKRYSVGALITEIEKNKVMILPDGTQIVTEQTKRQREILEALCA